Proteins from a genomic interval of Streptomyces fodineus:
- a CDS encoding DUF418 domain-containing protein, translating into MAGTPSTGRLVGIDLARGLAVCGMYAAHVGPDVAVGGPVGFLLETARGRCSALFALLAGFSLVIITGRPHPRTGRAGRQAMARIVIRAIVLAVLGYALTALDTDVAVILSFYGLLFLAVLPLYRLRAGTLALIAAAGALVMPLLLYAVRSSIEGGSWADAVAARDPLARLTGTDGFIELLFTGEYPVLTWMPFLVAGMAVARLDLIRPGVRSRLALAGGGLALLGYGGSWLALHLVPHALSTVEAATNGSASSAWWSDTVGEPMNHTPLAWLLVAAPHSQTTFSILGNTGVALAVVAGCLTVADRMPCLMGPARPIAAVGAMALTVYVLHIVALWFLTDVWPVPAIEDDSLNALPVLLGFLVAAAALAMVWTAVFRRGPLEYLLHQATRPARYIK; encoded by the coding sequence TTGGCCGGTACGCCGTCCACGGGGCGGCTCGTCGGCATCGATCTCGCGCGCGGCCTTGCCGTCTGCGGCATGTACGCCGCGCACGTCGGCCCGGACGTGGCGGTGGGCGGCCCGGTGGGATTCCTGCTGGAGACGGCACGGGGGCGGTGCTCCGCCCTCTTCGCGCTGCTGGCCGGCTTCTCGCTGGTCATCATCACCGGTCGTCCACATCCGCGGACCGGGCGCGCCGGCCGTCAGGCCATGGCGCGGATCGTGATCCGCGCCATCGTCCTGGCAGTACTCGGCTATGCGCTGACCGCCCTGGACACCGACGTGGCCGTGATCCTCAGTTTCTACGGCCTGCTCTTCCTGGCGGTCCTCCCGCTGTACCGGCTGCGGGCCGGGACGCTCGCGCTGATCGCTGCCGCGGGTGCGCTGGTCATGCCGCTGCTGCTCTACGCGGTCAGAAGCTCGATCGAGGGAGGGAGCTGGGCGGACGCCGTCGCGGCTCGGGATCCGCTGGCCCGCCTCACCGGCACGGACGGATTCATCGAACTTTTGTTCACCGGTGAGTATCCGGTGCTCACCTGGATGCCGTTCCTGGTCGCCGGTATGGCGGTGGCCCGGCTGGACCTCATCCGACCCGGCGTACGCTCACGGCTGGCCCTCGCGGGCGGGGGGCTGGCCCTGCTGGGCTACGGCGGTTCCTGGCTGGCCCTGCATCTGGTCCCGCACGCTCTGTCCACCGTCGAGGCCGCCACGAACGGGTCCGCGTCGTCCGCCTGGTGGTCCGACACCGTCGGCGAGCCCATGAACCACACCCCGCTCGCCTGGCTCCTGGTGGCGGCACCTCACAGCCAGACGACCTTCTCCATCCTCGGGAACACGGGCGTCGCCCTCGCGGTGGTGGCCGGGTGCCTGACCGTCGCCGATCGGATGCCATGTCTCATGGGCCCGGCCAGGCCCATTGCGGCGGTAGGCGCGATGGCGCTGACGGTGTACGTCCTGCACATCGTCGCCCTCTGGTTCCTCACCGACGTCTGGCCCGTGCCAGCGATCGAGGACGACTCCCTGAACGCGCTGCCGGTACTCCTCGGCTTCCTCGTGGCAGCGGCGGCCCTGGCCATGGTGTGGACCGCTGTCTTCCGGCGCGGCCCGCTGGAGTACCTGCTGCACCAGGCCACACGTCCTGCCCGGTACATCAAGTAG
- a CDS encoding polysaccharide deacetylase family protein, with protein sequence MKRRNTGGRFYAPLAGVLLALSIGGYGLSGGGPAATPSASATVGGTPGIASHVTAEPAAWQKWGLTPLPVAPEPPADKPIKLSATGPVPVFAHVPTSQKVVFITVDDGLEKDPKFIEMNTIPLVRRKQEVCGDQKILTQQFGTAPLLFRPPYGAYNNNTKIAVGECGPRAIVWWRESMQVRNMQYQEPGKKLRPGDIILAHFHGPAELKGATMTEMSANLLKRIREQGFAAARLEDYIQPPAGH encoded by the coding sequence GTGAAGCGACGCAACACAGGCGGCAGGTTCTACGCGCCGCTGGCCGGCGTGCTCCTGGCCCTGTCCATAGGCGGCTACGGCCTGAGCGGTGGTGGTCCGGCGGCCACCCCGTCGGCGTCCGCCACCGTCGGAGGCACTCCCGGCATCGCGTCCCACGTCACGGCTGAGCCTGCCGCCTGGCAGAAGTGGGGCCTGACACCGCTGCCCGTGGCTCCCGAACCCCCGGCGGACAAACCCATCAAGCTGTCCGCGACCGGCCCGGTTCCGGTCTTCGCGCACGTGCCGACATCCCAGAAGGTCGTCTTCATCACCGTCGACGACGGGCTGGAGAAGGACCCCAAGTTCATCGAGATGAACACCATCCCACTGGTCCGCCGGAAGCAAGAGGTGTGTGGCGACCAAAAGATCCTCACCCAGCAGTTCGGCACCGCCCCGTTGCTCTTCCGGCCGCCCTACGGGGCGTACAACAACAACACCAAGATCGCGGTGGGAGAGTGCGGGCCGCGTGCGATCGTCTGGTGGCGTGAATCCATGCAGGTACGCAATATGCAGTACCAAGAGCCAGGCAAGAAACTGCGTCCCGGTGACATCATCCTCGCTCATTTCCACGGCCCTGCGGAGCTCAAGGGCGCCACCATGACGGAGATGTCCGCGAATCTGCTCAAGCGCATCCGGGAACAGGGCTTCGCGGCGGCCCGCCTGGAGGACTACATCCAGCCGCCAGCCGGACACTGA